One window of Nostoc sp. C052 genomic DNA carries:
- a CDS encoding 2Fe-2S iron-sulfur cluster-binding protein has protein sequence MPKVLAEGKTIDCEQGSNLREILLQNSIELYNGGAKVINCRGIGSCGTCTVKVEGKVSAANWRDRARRSLPPHSPTTDLRLACQTQVLGDVKVTKFDGFWGQGSRIVWTPKG, from the coding sequence ATGCCTAAAGTACTAGCTGAAGGTAAAACAATTGATTGTGAGCAAGGAAGCAATCTCCGAGAGATTTTGCTGCAAAATAGTATTGAACTCTACAATGGCGGTGCTAAGGTAATAAACTGTCGGGGCATTGGCAGTTGTGGTACCTGTACGGTTAAGGTAGAGGGCAAAGTATCAGCAGCGAATTGGCGCGATCGAGCGCGGCGTTCGCTTCCTCCCCATTCTCCTACAACAGACTTACGTTTAGCCTGTCAAACTCAGGTTTTAGGCGATGTGAAAGTGACAAAGTTTGATGGATTTTGGGGACAAGGTTCTCGAATAGTGTGGACACCAAAAGGTTAA